One window of Cucurbita pepo subsp. pepo cultivar mu-cu-16 chromosome LG19, ASM280686v2, whole genome shotgun sequence genomic DNA carries:
- the LOC111782019 gene encoding protein trichome birefringence-like 3 produces MSLSVPLPSAPMAKPSVARLKPHLPLLTVVLFALTFLALFHTQRVTFFSSSSIFKLNSCTRKSASSKTGEEPWSDPLMDDRFEFDPEECSVVNGKWVFNRSIKPLYTDRSCPYLDRQVSCVKNGREDSDYRHWEWQPDDCRLPRFNAEIALKKLRGKRLMFVGDSLQRGQWQSFVCMVQWLIPEDKKSLKRGRFHSVFSAKEYEATIEFYWAPFLVHSNSDNPIIGDPKQRILRVDSVANHSKHWTNVDILVFNTYVWWMSGVQIKSLWGSFQNGEEGYEELDTPIAYRIGLKTWANWVDSNVNPNKTRVFFTTMSPTHTRSIDWGRANGSKCFNETKPIRERKFWGSGSDKGMMSVVAKVVERMKVPVAFINITHLSDYRIDAHTSVYTETGGRLLTAEQKADPLHHADCIHWCLPGVPDTWNQILFAHL; encoded by the exons aTGAGCTTGTCGGTGCCGCTCCCCTCCGCCCCGATGGCGAAGCCCTCCGTCGCCCGGCTCAAGCCCCACCTCCCGCTCCTCACCGTCGTCCTCTTCGCCTTAACCTTCCTCGCTCTCTTCCACACCCAACGTGTcactttcttctcctcttcttccatCTTTAAACTCAATTCATGCACGCGAAAATCTGCCTCCTCGAAAACAG GGGAGGAGCCGTGGAGCGACCCGTTAATGGATGACCGGTTCGAGTTCGACCCGGAGGAGTGTAGCGTAGTAAATGGGAAGTGGGTTTTTAACCGATCGATCAAACCGTTGTACACGGACCGGTCGTGCCCGTATCTTGACCGGCAAGTGTCGTGTGTCAAGAATGGGCGGGAGGATTCTGATTATCGGCATTGGGAGTGGCAGCCGGACGATTGCAGATTACCCCG ATTTAATGCAGAGATTGCACTGAAGAAGCTTAGAGGAAAGAGGCTGATGTTCGTTGGGGATTCATTGCAGCGTGGCCAATGGCAGTCGTTTGTTTGTATGGTTCAATGGTTGATTCCAGAGGACAAAAAGTCTCTCAAAAGAGGCCGATTTCACTCTGTTTTCAGTGCTAAG GAATACGAAGCTACCATTGAGTTTTATTGGGCCCCATTTCTGGTACACTCAAATTCGGACAATCCCATAATTGGAGATCCAAAGCAAAGAATACTAAGAGTGGACTCAGTAGCCAACCATTCCAAACATTGGACCAACGTCGATATTCTCGTATTCAATACCTACGTGTGGTGGATGAGCGGCGTCCAAATCAAGTCCTT GTGGGGATCGTTTCAAAATGGAGAGGAAGGATACGAAGAACTTGACACACCAATTGCTTATAGAATAGGATTGAAGACTTGGGCCAATTGGGTCGACTCGAATGTCAATCCCAACAAGACACGTGTCTTCTTTACAACAATGTCTCCGACTCACACAAG AAGCATAGATTGGGGGAGAGCGAACGGGAGCAAATGCTTCAACGAAACGAAGCCGATAAGGGAGAGGAAATTCTGGGGGAGCGGATCCGACAAGGGAATGATGAGTGTGGTGGCGAAAGTGGTGGAGAGAATGAAAGTTCCGGTGGCGTTCATCAACATAACACACCTCTCCGACTACCGAATCGACGCCCACACCTCCGTCTACACCGAAACCGGGGGGCGGTTGCTGACGGCGGAGCAGAAAGCAGACCCGCTGCACCATGC